The proteins below come from a single Puniceicoccaceae bacterium genomic window:
- a CDS encoding helix-turn-helix domain-containing protein has translation MNDHPHNEFLAVTCTLRDIFGFRADQLQARTRVREIAWPRQIGMALLQDQFGWHSKDAALAFCRNHHTTALHALRTVRDHTRTDHRTRREIALVLRKLATYRSSKGEA, from the coding sequence ATGAACGACCATCCACACAACGAGTTCTTGGCGGTCACCTGCACACTGCGAGATATCTTCGGCTTTCGCGCAGACCAGCTCCAGGCTCGCACCCGCGTGCGGGAGATCGCATGGCCACGCCAGATCGGTATGGCCCTGTTGCAGGATCAGTTTGGATGGCACTCCAAGGATGCTGCACTGGCATTTTGCCGGAACCATCACACCACCGCCCTTCACGCGCTTAGGACGGTCCGCGATCACACCCGTACGGATCATCGCACTCGTCGGGAGATCGCGCTCGTCCTGCGCAAGTTGGCCACCTACCGATCCAGCAAGGGAGAAGCATGA
- a CDS encoding helix-turn-helix domain-containing protein, producing the protein MQIALDPKQIDDLAKKTAVYLAGLMHPRGEQAYKNLTVAQFAKRLGVSRHTVYQWLQDGDINAAQLEPKILISETELSKKNPRIK; encoded by the coding sequence ATGCAGATTGCATTGGATCCAAAGCAGATCGACGACCTAGCGAAAAAGACTGCCGTCTATCTCGCGGGGCTGATGCATCCGAGAGGTGAGCAGGCCTACAAAAACCTGACGGTGGCGCAGTTTGCGAAGCGGTTAGGAGTGAGTCGTCACACGGTGTACCAGTGGTTGCAGGATGGCGACATCAATGCAGCTCAGCTCGAACCCAAGATTCTGATTTCTGAAACTGAACTTTCCAAAAAGAACCCCAGAATCAAATGA
- a CDS encoding PD-(D/E)XK nuclease-like domain-containing protein yields MARQRTIRKSKAAGWDKPQATLPTGKLRNVSNEDYHATDAISASKLQDWIEDKLSYQARHVTRSLPQRRSDAMDFGTLGHVAVLEPHALHERYTFITAETPKKPTKAQLDAYERYPSLPNPTKAQTEAYQRTSEALELWQDIEQSGKLTVGLETWAHMGKCLDAIQANPMAVWLLEQATQRELTWREYMEPLGVYLQCRTDAYCGHSRKTRVYDRQYGRRISRGDSFIVDLKFVESLNPNDYTSWQSLFDAKYYLQPGFYSPIVEEVTGKPPAEFFFIVVQKKEPVQCVVFYPTDRHLMTAEKAIKLHLPALAESYRRNAWPAYDTEGAESIEWTRKAEWQESRLDFDIMAPQIGVG; encoded by the coding sequence ATGGCACGGCAACGCACCATACGCAAGAGCAAGGCCGCTGGGTGGGATAAACCGCAGGCCACCCTCCCGACCGGGAAACTCCGTAACGTCAGCAATGAGGACTACCACGCCACCGATGCGATCAGCGCCAGCAAGTTGCAGGACTGGATCGAGGACAAGCTCAGCTATCAGGCGCGGCATGTCACCCGCTCCCTTCCGCAGCGGCGCAGTGATGCCATGGACTTCGGGACGCTCGGACACGTGGCCGTTCTGGAACCTCACGCACTGCATGAGCGCTACACCTTCATTACGGCGGAGACACCGAAGAAACCCACCAAGGCGCAGCTGGACGCCTACGAGCGATATCCAAGCCTTCCGAACCCCACAAAGGCCCAGACTGAGGCGTATCAGCGCACCAGCGAGGCCCTGGAGCTGTGGCAGGACATCGAGCAGAGCGGAAAGCTCACCGTTGGCCTCGAAACCTGGGCGCACATGGGCAAGTGTCTGGATGCCATCCAGGCCAACCCGATGGCGGTGTGGTTGCTGGAGCAGGCCACCCAGCGCGAACTCACTTGGCGCGAATACATGGAGCCGCTCGGGGTCTACCTGCAGTGCCGCACGGACGCCTATTGCGGTCACTCCAGGAAGACGCGGGTCTATGACCGGCAGTATGGGCGCAGGATCTCTCGCGGGGATAGCTTCATCGTGGATCTCAAGTTTGTGGAGTCGCTCAACCCAAATGACTACACCTCGTGGCAGAGCCTCTTTGATGCGAAATACTACCTGCAGCCAGGCTTCTACAGCCCGATTGTGGAGGAGGTGACTGGGAAGCCGCCCGCTGAGTTTTTTTTCATTGTCGTGCAGAAAAAGGAGCCGGTGCAGTGCGTGGTTTTCTACCCGACCGACAGGCACCTGATGACCGCCGAAAAGGCGATCAAGCTACACTTGCCCGCCCTTGCCGAGAGCTACCGCCGCAACGCATGGCCAGCCTACGACACAGAGGGTGCGGAGAGCATCGAATGGACGCGTAAGGCGGAGTGGCAGGAGAGCCGTCTTGATTTTGACATCATGGCCCCCCAGATCGGCGTGGGCTGA
- a CDS encoding phage Gp37/Gp68 family protein, which translates to MEKSRIEWCDSTFNPWIGCTKVSPGCAHCYAEQLMDHRLGQVEWGRGNPRKRTSAANWAKVERWDDLAKRGRFVECSVCGRREFRKWHGAIPPGGLACCTTEHCLSLPETETFRVRPRVFVASLADWLDDEIPAEWLADLLGLIRKCEHLDFLLLTKRPHLWRERLSAVTRLRKHPGRFTTTGVAVAMGWLVGPPPENVWIGTSVEDQTRAAKRISELMRIPARVRFLSCEPLLGQVDLDLGAPKWRTADSYHSEIHWVICGGESGPKARPMETEWAESLRDQCEAASISFFMKQMGGRRKPLPEIPEGLQIRQFPEVQG; encoded by the coding sequence ATGGAGAAATCAAGAATCGAGTGGTGTGACAGCACTTTCAATCCGTGGATCGGGTGCACGAAGGTAAGTCCAGGGTGTGCGCATTGCTACGCGGAGCAGCTGATGGATCACCGCCTTGGACAGGTGGAGTGGGGCAGGGGAAACCCTCGAAAGCGCACGAGCGCGGCAAACTGGGCGAAGGTGGAGCGGTGGGACGATCTTGCAAAGCGTGGTCGCTTTGTGGAGTGCTCGGTGTGTGGTCGGCGGGAGTTTCGAAAATGGCATGGGGCTATCCCTCCTGGTGGGCTGGCATGTTGCACGACAGAGCATTGTTTGTCGCTCCCGGAGACTGAGACATTCCGCGTCCGTCCCCGTGTTTTTGTGGCCAGCCTTGCGGATTGGCTCGATGATGAGATTCCGGCAGAGTGGCTCGCGGATCTGTTGGGGTTGATTCGAAAGTGTGAGCACCTGGATTTTTTGTTGCTTACAAAGCGGCCGCATTTGTGGAGAGAGCGTCTTAGTGCGGTAACTCGTCTTCGGAAGCATCCGGGGCGGTTTACTACAACCGGGGTCGCAGTAGCAATGGGTTGGCTTGTTGGGCCGCCTCCGGAAAACGTGTGGATAGGCACGTCGGTAGAGGATCAGACGCGGGCAGCGAAGCGCATTTCGGAGCTGATGCGGATACCGGCGAGAGTGCGTTTTCTCAGCTGTGAACCTTTGTTGGGCCAGGTAGATTTGGACTTAGGGGCTCCCAAGTGGAGGACGGCGGATAGTTATCATTCCGAAATTCACTGGGTTATCTGCGGCGGTGAGAGCGGCCCGAAGGCACGACCCATGGAAACGGAATGGGCGGAGTCGCTGCGCGATCAGTGCGAGGCAGCTAGCATTTCTTTTTTCATGAAGCAAATGGGGGGTCGGAGAAAGCCGTTGCCGGAGATTCCGGAGGGATTGCAGATCCGCCAGTTTCCGGAGGTGCAGGGATGA
- a CDS encoding phage terminase large subunit family protein: MISIASPEPVHFREHCVDTVREALRWSDREPVNHWAESVGYRLPASLRSSTFRPEMTPWLNRPLERLFADGVKRVTLLGPVQGAKSTLGEATIGYIRDKDPGNILYNWEDHGKAQQTWDERIDPLIRANRVFRPHYQDEKLKKLSIVWKDGFWFRMQGIKAVKSRQSSSVRYCINEEVKDWDPGALTDVIKRVTAAWNALVINISPASYWDKESGTGDELFMLYHEGTCEEWEVPCLKCGEYQWMEFDRDDKGNAGGMLWDSSDAVRLASGRFDWPKLASTIRWQCAHCGHEHEDTPSVRAALAHAGRYRQTNMGPVPGNLSYRYNALTVPWIPFIDLVKEHYAAVMDARVGRLQLLEDFCQKRKVVFFDRRDRPVENQIAMTGGVRKGQRLEGADFTLMDVDKQKDHFWVIIRDWKRLTDDPSQWLHTRLVFEGRVSSENDVEALREEFDVLPQLVWVDSGYRANEVYRMCARFGYTAIKGEDTNYYHHIITYRDGRQTKKRKTREIYSEPIDIDVYEGTADQGRVYCPLILYSKQSIRDRLAWVRSAPGIRYEIPEDVSEDYKLHNDAEVLRETQLPRTGQYVKVWVQMRRRNDLFVCEAYQVLQADVVGLLGGDLQITERPDGLTHKATINQRSET; this comes from the coding sequence ATGATATCGATCGCTTCACCAGAACCCGTTCACTTTCGTGAGCACTGCGTCGACACCGTGCGCGAGGCGTTGCGGTGGTCCGATCGCGAACCGGTCAACCATTGGGCGGAGTCGGTTGGGTATCGCCTGCCGGCATCGCTGCGGTCGAGCACCTTCCGACCAGAGATGACGCCCTGGCTCAATCGCCCGTTGGAGCGTTTGTTTGCGGATGGAGTGAAGCGCGTGACCTTGCTGGGGCCAGTGCAGGGAGCGAAATCTACTTTGGGAGAGGCAACCATCGGATACATTCGCGATAAGGATCCAGGAAACATCCTCTACAACTGGGAGGACCACGGCAAAGCACAGCAGACTTGGGATGAGCGCATCGATCCGCTGATCCGCGCAAACCGGGTGTTCCGTCCGCACTACCAGGACGAGAAACTGAAGAAGCTTTCGATCGTGTGGAAGGATGGGTTCTGGTTCCGGATGCAGGGGATCAAGGCCGTGAAGTCTCGGCAATCGTCATCCGTGCGCTACTGCATCAACGAGGAGGTGAAGGATTGGGACCCCGGAGCATTGACCGACGTCATCAAGCGTGTGACCGCGGCATGGAATGCGCTGGTCATCAACATCTCTCCGGCGTCGTATTGGGACAAGGAAAGCGGGACCGGTGATGAGTTGTTCATGCTTTACCACGAAGGCACCTGTGAGGAATGGGAAGTGCCATGCCTGAAGTGCGGGGAATACCAGTGGATGGAGTTTGACCGGGACGACAAAGGCAACGCAGGCGGGATGCTGTGGGATAGTTCGGATGCGGTGCGCTTGGCTTCAGGGCGATTTGATTGGCCCAAGCTGGCATCCACGATTCGGTGGCAGTGCGCGCACTGCGGTCACGAGCACGAAGACACGCCTTCGGTCCGCGCCGCCCTTGCCCATGCTGGCAGGTATCGTCAGACCAACATGGGACCGGTGCCCGGAAACCTTTCGTACCGCTACAACGCGCTCACGGTGCCGTGGATCCCGTTTATCGATTTGGTGAAGGAGCACTATGCCGCTGTCATGGATGCTAGGGTAGGGCGCTTGCAGTTGCTTGAGGACTTTTGTCAGAAGCGCAAGGTCGTATTCTTCGACCGTCGTGACCGCCCGGTCGAGAATCAGATAGCGATGACCGGCGGAGTCCGGAAGGGTCAGCGCCTGGAGGGGGCGGACTTCACGCTGATGGATGTGGACAAGCAGAAGGATCACTTCTGGGTGATCATCCGCGACTGGAAGCGCCTGACGGACGATCCCTCCCAGTGGTTGCACACGCGCCTGGTGTTCGAAGGTAGGGTATCCTCCGAGAACGACGTCGAAGCCTTGCGTGAGGAGTTTGACGTGTTACCGCAGCTCGTGTGGGTGGACTCTGGTTATCGTGCGAACGAGGTTTACCGCATGTGTGCCCGCTTTGGCTACACCGCGATCAAAGGGGAGGATACGAACTACTACCACCACATCATCACGTATCGTGACGGAAGGCAGACCAAGAAACGCAAGACGCGCGAGATCTACTCGGAGCCCATCGACATCGACGTGTATGAAGGCACTGCAGACCAGGGGCGTGTTTACTGCCCGCTCATCCTCTACAGTAAACAGTCCATCCGAGACCGTTTGGCATGGGTGCGCAGCGCACCAGGCATCCGCTACGAGATCCCCGAGGACGTAAGCGAAGACTACAAGCTCCACAACGACGCGGAAGTGCTCCGCGAGACGCAACTCCCCCGCACCGGTCAATATGTAAAGGTGTGGGTGCAGATGCGCCGGCGCAATGACCTCTTTGTCTGCGAAGCGTACCAGGTGCTACAGGCCGACGTGGTCGGACTGCTTGGAGGCGACCTGCAAATCACTGAGCGCCCGGATGGGCTCACTCACAAAGCAACCATCAACCAAAGAAGCGAAACATGA